The Posidoniimonas polymericola genome segment CACAACATCCTGACCAAGAGCTTCGGCTCCAATAATCCTATCCCGCTCGTCAAGGCGACGATGGCCGCTCTGCAAGAGCTCCGCCCGAAGAGCGAGATTGAACGCCTCCGTGGAGTGACCCTGTCATGATTCTGGACGACGTCCATCGCGGTATAAACAAGAACAAGAAGCGCAAGCGGATCGGCCGCGGCCCGGGCTCCGGGCACGGCAAGACCTCCGGCCGTGGCCACAAGGGCCAGGGTTCGCGCGCGGGCAACTCGTCGCACCCCACATTCGCGGGCGGGTCGATGCCGATGGTCCGCCGCGTGCCGAAGCGCGGCTTCAACAACCGCTTCGCCGACACGGTCGTGGTGGTCAACGTCGGTCAGATCGACGCGGTCTTTGAGGCCGGCGAAGAGGTGACCCTCGAGGCGCTGGCCACCAAGAACCTGGCCAAGGGGCGGTTCGACCTGCTCAAGGTGCTGGGCGACGGCGAGCTGACCAAGAAGCTCAAGATCTCCGCGCACCGGTTCAGCAAGTCGGCGGTCGAGAAGATCGAGAAGTCCGGCGGCGAGATGGTGACCCTGCCCGGCAAGACCCCGGTCGCCCAGAAGCAGCGTGAGGCCCGGGCCAAGAAGCAGGCCGCCAAGTCGTAGCGACCTGGTTGCTAGCGAGCGGCGTCCTCGCAGGCGTCCTCGCGACTGGCCCGCCGCAGAACGCTGTTATTCGGCGCCACGACGGGCCTCCGACGCCGCCGAGTGGCTGCGGGAGCTGGCGTTAAACGATTGGCCCGCAGAGGTTACACTGGTCCGCGGGGCGGCCGAAGCCGCTCCCCCCGACGCCGCTTCCCCGGCAACCGGGCCTGCAGACGACCGGGCCCGCCAGACGACTACCGGCCAACCCCGCACAGCCGCCCGGAGCGGTGTAAGCAAGATGCTCGAAAAACTCCGCGTTGTCTTCCAGATCCCCGAGCTGCGCCGGAAGATCGCCCTCACGCTGCTGATGCTGGCGATCTACCGCGTCGGCTTCCAGGTCAGCCTGCCGGTGATCGACCTCGAGCAGGTCAAGATCAACCAGTCGCAGGGCGGCGGAATCAACGACATCCTGCAGCAGGTCGCGGTGCTCAGCGCCAGCAACCTGACCACGGTCACGATCTTCGGTCTGGGGATCATGCCGTACATCTCGGCCTCGATTATCTTCCAGCTGCTGGGGAGCGTCATCCCGAAGCTCGAGCAGCTGCAGAAGGAGGGTGAGGCGGGTCGCAAGAAGATCAACGAGTACACACGGTACGCAACCGTGGTGCTCTGCCTAATACAAAGCTGGTTCTACGTCACGCAGTTCGCGGAGGGGCAGGGCCTGGTTGCGCCCGAGTTCGCCTACGACG includes the following:
- the rplO gene encoding 50S ribosomal protein L15 codes for the protein MILDDVHRGINKNKKRKRIGRGPGSGHGKTSGRGHKGQGSRAGNSSHPTFAGGSMPMVRRVPKRGFNNRFADTVVVVNVGQIDAVFEAGEEVTLEALATKNLAKGRFDLLKVLGDGELTKKLKISAHRFSKSAVEKIEKSGGEMVTLPGKTPVAQKQREARAKKQAAKS